The following DNA comes from Occultella kanbiaonis.
TGGTCGGGTGGTCGAAGAACGTGTCCGGGTCCGCCGATTCCACGATCTGCCCGTCGGACATGAACACCACGCGGTCGGCGGCCTTGCGGGCGAAGCCCATCTCGTGGGTCACGACCACCATGGTCATGCCGTCCTTCGCGAGGGCCACCATCACGTCCAGCACCTCGTTGACCATCTCCGGGTCGAGGGCGGACGTCGGCTCGTCGAACAGGATCACCTTCGGCTGCATGGCCAGGGCCCGGGCGATCGCGACGCGCTGCTGCTGCCCACCGGAGAGCTGTGCGGGGAGCTTGTCCGCCTGGTTCGCCACCCCCACCCGTTCGAGCAGGCTCATGGCCAGTTCCTTGGCCTTGGCGGTCTTCATCTTCTTGACCTTGATCGGTCCGAGGGTGACGTTCTCGAGGATCGTCTTGTGGGCGAACAGGTTGAAGGACTGGAACACCATGCCGACGTCGGCACGCAGCCGGGCGAGCGCCTTGCCCTCCTCGGGCAACGCCTGACCGTCGAGGGTGATGGAGCCGTCGTCGATCGACTCGAGGCGGTTGATGGCGCGACACAGGGTGGACTTGCCCGAGCCGGACGGCCCGATCACCACCACCACCTCGCCACGGTGCACGGTGAGGTTGATGTCCTGGAGCACGTGGAGCTCTCCGAAGTGCTTGTTGACACTGTCCAGAACCACCAGCGGTTCGCCCGAATGGGCGGGCATGCCGCGGTCGTCGTCTGCTGTGACACCGGTCACGGAACTGTCAGCCATGGGATGCAACCTAGTCGCTCAATGTTTCCGGGGCGACGCAGGCGGGGTAACAGTGCGGACACGATCGGCTCTTTCCGCGTGATGGGCGTCCCCGGCCGGCAGCGCCCGGGCCCGCGGGAGCGCCGTAGAATCAACGATCGTGACCGCTGAACTGACGCACCCGCGCACCTATCTGGTGCGGACCCTCGGCTGCCAGATGAATGTGCACGATTCGGAGCGCATGTCCGGCCTGCTCGAGGACGCCGGGTACGTCAGCGCCGAGACCGCGGGCACCGGATCGCTCATGACGCAGGCCGACGGCGCCGACGTCGTGGTCATCAACACGTGCGCCGTGCGGGAGAACGCCTCCGATCGTTTGTACGGCAACCTCGGCCAGCTCGCCTCGCTCAAGCGGGAGCGCCCGGGCCTTCAGATCGCCGTAGGCGGGTGTCTGGCCCAGCAGGACCGGGCCGGCATCGTGGCCCGCGCGCCCTGGGTGGACGTCGTCTTCGGGACCCACAACATCGACGTGCTGCCGGCGCTGCTGGAGCGCGCCCGGCACAACGGCGAGGCACAGGTCGAGATCGAGGAGGCCCTCAAGGTCTTCCCGTCGACGTTGCCGACCCGCCGGGAGAGCGCCTACGCGGCGTGGGTCTCGATCTCGGTCGGCTGCAACAACACCTGCACGTTCTGCATCGTGCCGCACCTGCGCGGCAAGGAGCGCGACCGGCGGCCCGGTGACGTGCTCGCCGAGGTCGGGGCCGTCGTCGCCGAGGGCGCCCTCGAGGTCACCCTGCTCGGCCAGAACGTCAACTCCTACGGCGTCGGTTTCGGTGACCGTGGCGCCTTCGCGAAGTTGCTGCGCGCCTGCGGCCGGATCGAGGGACTGGAGCGGGTCCGGTTCACCTCACCGCACCCGGCTGCGTTCACCGACGACGTCATCGACGCCATGGCGCAGACCCCGAACGTGATGCCGTCGCTGCACATGCCGCTGCAGTCCGGCTCGGACACGATCCTGCGCGCCATGCGTCGTTCGTACCGCAGCGAGAAGTTCCTCGGGATCCTCGACCGCGTCCGGGAGCGGATGCCCGAGGCGGCCATCACCACGGACATCATCGTCGGGTTCCCTGGTGAGACCGAGGAGGACTTCCAGTCGACCCTGGACGTGGTCGAGGCCTCCCGGTTCGCCAGCGCGTTCACGTTCCAGTACTCCCAACGGCCCGGTACTCCCGCCGCGGACCTGCCCGACCAGGTGCCCGCCGACGTGGTCACCGAGCGGTACGGCCGGCTCCAGGCACTCCAGGAGCGGATCTCCACCGAGGAGAACGCCACCCAGGTCGGGCGTACCGTCCAGGTGCTGCTCGCCGAGTCCGAGGGACGCAAGGACACCGCGACCCGCCGCCTGAGCGGCCGTGCGGAGGACAACCGGCTCGTCCACGTCGGCGTGCCCGACGGCGTCGCGAGCCTTCCCGAGACCGAGCGCCCTCGTCCCGGGGACCTGATCACGGCCACGGTCACCGGGTCCGCGCCGCACCACCTGATCGCGGACTCCGGCCTCACCGGTGGCACGTTCGAGCTCCGGCGGACCCGCTCCGGGGACGCCTGGGCGGCGCGCGAGCGCGCCGCGGCTGCCGCGGCGAGTGCAGCGGAAGGTGGGCCATCCGCTCCGGCAGGCCGCGCCGTCGGGCTCGGCATGCCCACGGTGCGGCGCGGCTGACGCAGCCGACGAGCGTCAGGTGCGGCGTTCGATTCAGGAGCCGAACGCGGAGGTCAGTGCTCGCAGGCACTGTCCCGAGGTGGCCAGGCCCAGCGTGACTGCTTCGGCGAACTGGTCGTCGGTGGCGCCGCCGCTGAAGTCCGCGACGAACAGGGTTCGGACCGCGAGCCGGTCCTGCGCGTCCGAGGACCAGAACACCGTCGGCCAGATGTGCTCCCGGTGCCAGTCGTTGGCGAAGCCGACCAGGTCCGCCTCCCGCGTGGCGGGGATCGGGTCCGCGTAGGAGCCGCGCACCTGGAGCACGCTCACGTCGCCGACCCGGATCGCGATGTCGAACGGGTAGGCGCCCCAGACGCCGCGCAGGCCGTTGGTGCCGGCGGGGGTGACGGCGAACCCTTGAGCCCGGGCGTGGGCACGCAGTCGCTCGATGCTGATCGGGTACGGCCAGTCGGAGGCGGGCAGATCCGCCGGGGAGCTCATGCCAGCCCGCCGGGTGCCTGCAGGGCCGGGTCCGGGTAGCGGTCGTCCAGCTCCGCGAAGACGGCGAGCGCGGTGGTGATGGCGGCCCGGATCGCCCGGCCGAGTTGGTGCTCGGACAGGCCCTCGCGCAGCGGCGTGGCGGACTCCGCGCAGAACCGCATCGTGCCGTCGTCGTGGACGAGCAGGAAGCACTTCGGCCACAGCGTGCGCGCGTGGCGGGCGTTGATGAAGTCCATCAGCTCCGGTCGGCGCTCGATCGTGATCCGCCGGTTCCACTGGGCCCGGATCTGCAGCACCTCGTTCGCGCCCGCCAGCGCGACCGTGAACACGTGCCCGTTCCAGAGGCCGCCGAGATGTGAGTCGTCGGAGACGAAGAACTTCTGGTCGTGCTCGCGCAGCCACGCCTTCAGCCGGTCGCGGTCGACGGCCACGACCTCATCGGCGAGCGCGGGTTCGGAGCCCGCGGCGTCATCGGCGGGATCCGGTGGTGCGTGGTCGGAGGCTGCCATCACCTCCAGTCTAGGTCGCCCGGGAGCGGCGACCGCCTGCCGGTTCGGGGCCATCCAGGGCTGGGACGGTAGGTTGCCTCCGTGCTGAACCGAGGTGTGCCCGTGGTGGCCGTGGTGGGTCCGACCGCCAGCGGCAAGTCCGACCTCGCCCTGGATCTGGCCGAAGGGCTCGGCGCCGAGATCATCAACGCGGACGCCATGCAGCTCTACCGCGGCATGGACATCGGCACCGCGAAACTGCGCCCCGAGGAGCGCCGCGGCATCGCCCACCACCAGCTCGACGTGCTGGACGTGGACACCGACGCCACCGTCGCCGCCTACCAGAGGCATGCCCGCGCCGACCTGGCCGGCATCGCCGCCCGGGGACACGCCGTCGTCGTGGTCGGTGGTTCGGGCCTGTACGTGCGTGCCCTGCTGGACGACCTGTCCTTCCCCGGCACCGACGAGGCGGTCCGCGCCGCGCTCGAGGCGCGCGCCGAGGCCGAGGGGCCCGGGCTCCTGCACGCCGAGCTCGAGGCGGCGGACCCGGTCGCGGCCGCCCGGATCGATCGGCGCAACGCCCGCCGGATCATCCGGGCGCTCGAGGTCATCGCGATCACGGGTGAGCCGTACTCGGCGAACCTGCCGAGCCACTCCTCACACATCCCGGCGGTGCACGTGGCGGTGGATCTGCCGCGGCCGGTCCTGCACGAACGCATCGACGCGAGGGCGCGGTCGATGTTCGACGGCGGACTGCTCGCCGAGACCGGCGCGCTCCTCGATCGTGGGCTGGAGCGAGGCCGAACCGCCCGCCGGGCGGTCGGCTACGCGCAGGCGCTCGCGGTGCTGCGCGGTGAGACGGACGTGGCGACGGCCGTCGCCGACACCGCCCAGGCCACCCGCCAGCTGGCCCGCCGGCAGATGACCTGGTTCCGGCGCGATCCCCGGATCGCCTGGCTGGCGCCGGGCCCCGATCTGGCCGAGCGGGCCCGTAGGCTGCTGCCATGACTTCACCTGTTGCGGCGCCCGTGCACACCTTCGTCAAGGGCCACGGCACCGGCAACGACTTCCTGCTGTAC
Coding sequences within:
- a CDS encoding amino acid ABC transporter ATP-binding protein, translating into MPAHSGEPLVVLDSVNKHFGELHVLQDINLTVHRGEVVVVIGPSGSGKSTLCRAINRLESIDDGSITLDGQALPEEGKALARLRADVGMVFQSFNLFAHKTILENVTLGPIKVKKMKTAKAKELAMSLLERVGVANQADKLPAQLSGGQQQRVAIARALAMQPKVILFDEPTSALDPEMVNEVLDVMVALAKDGMTMVVVTHEMGFARKAADRVVFMSDGQIVESADPDTFFDHPTSNRAKDFLGKILTH
- the miaB gene encoding tRNA (N6-isopentenyl adenosine(37)-C2)-methylthiotransferase MiaB; protein product: MNVHDSERMSGLLEDAGYVSAETAGTGSLMTQADGADVVVINTCAVRENASDRLYGNLGQLASLKRERPGLQIAVGGCLAQQDRAGIVARAPWVDVVFGTHNIDVLPALLERARHNGEAQVEIEEALKVFPSTLPTRRESAYAAWVSISVGCNNTCTFCIVPHLRGKERDRRPGDVLAEVGAVVAEGALEVTLLGQNVNSYGVGFGDRGAFAKLLRACGRIEGLERVRFTSPHPAAFTDDVIDAMAQTPNVMPSLHMPLQSGSDTILRAMRRSYRSEKFLGILDRVRERMPEAAITTDIIVGFPGETEEDFQSTLDVVEASRFASAFTFQYSQRPGTPAADLPDQVPADVVTERYGRLQALQERISTEENATQVGRTVQVLLAESEGRKDTATRRLSGRAEDNRLVHVGVPDGVASLPETERPRPGDLITATVTGSAPHHLIADSGLTGGTFELRRTRSGDAWAARERAAAAAASAAEGGPSAPAGRAVGLGMPTVRRG
- a CDS encoding YbjN domain-containing protein; translated protein: MSSPADLPASDWPYPISIERLRAHARAQGFAVTPAGTNGLRGVWGAYPFDIAIRVGDVSVLQVRGSYADPIPATREADLVGFANDWHREHIWPTVFWSSDAQDRLAVRTLFVADFSGGATDDQFAEAVTLGLATSGQCLRALTSAFGS
- a CDS encoding YbjN domain-containing protein, with product MAASDHAPPDPADDAAGSEPALADEVVAVDRDRLKAWLREHDQKFFVSDDSHLGGLWNGHVFTVALAGANEVLQIRAQWNRRITIERRPELMDFINARHARTLWPKCFLLVHDDGTMRFCAESATPLREGLSEHQLGRAIRAAITTALAVFAELDDRYPDPALQAPGGLA
- the miaA gene encoding tRNA (adenosine(37)-N6)-dimethylallyltransferase MiaA; amino-acid sequence: MLNRGVPVVAVVGPTASGKSDLALDLAEGLGAEIINADAMQLYRGMDIGTAKLRPEERRGIAHHQLDVLDVDTDATVAAYQRHARADLAGIAARGHAVVVVGGSGLYVRALLDDLSFPGTDEAVRAALEARAEAEGPGLLHAELEAADPVAAARIDRRNARRIIRALEVIAITGEPYSANLPSHSSHIPAVHVAVDLPRPVLHERIDARARSMFDGGLLAETGALLDRGLERGRTARRAVGYAQALAVLRGETDVATAVADTAQATRQLARRQMTWFRRDPRIAWLAPGPDLAERARRLLP